The proteins below are encoded in one region of Paracoccus methylovorus:
- a CDS encoding efflux transporter outer membrane subunit — protein sequence MNQTLSLSRRGLLGGLVSTLALAACNPVSYTAPRAEVAAAFAANSPARRAGANTWWAAFRDKRLDALIEAGLKRNLDVQTAVATIREAQANARVVGASDLPQANVEASAGRNRTAAGIVESDSATLGVSWLVDLFGQNRAAREGASARLDASYLSAEVARLTVASAIASAYVDARYYQEALALTRQSLASRKRTLEMTRTQDEFGSVSRLEVLQSEQLVAQAEAALPSLEVGFDQSVNRLATLTAGRSTDIGAQLRQGGGQPRARFSASVGVPADVVRVRPDVRMAERNLAAAAADVGEAQAAFYPRLTLSGSITPTNGKTWGFGPQISLPLFTGGANQAQLSAAQARAEQARLAWQASVLNAVEEVENALAGYNRDARAVSAQSRLVENASETVELTRSSYDLGEADFFPVLDAERTLLSARQDLASAVRQQALNFVALSAASAGGVGLPAN from the coding sequence ATGAACCAGACCTTGTCCCTTTCCCGCCGCGGCCTTCTGGGCGGGCTTGTTTCCACCCTTGCGCTGGCCGCCTGCAACCCGGTCAGCTATACCGCCCCCCGCGCCGAGGTGGCCGCAGCATTCGCCGCCAACTCACCTGCCCGCCGCGCCGGCGCAAATACCTGGTGGGCAGCGTTTCGCGACAAGCGGCTGGATGCGCTGATCGAAGCCGGGCTCAAGCGCAATCTGGACGTGCAGACCGCCGTTGCCACCATCCGCGAGGCGCAGGCCAATGCCCGCGTCGTCGGCGCCAGCGATCTGCCGCAGGCGAATGTGGAAGCCTCGGCCGGGCGCAACCGGACTGCCGCCGGCATCGTCGAAAGCGACTCGGCCACGCTGGGCGTGTCCTGGCTGGTCGATCTGTTCGGCCAGAACCGTGCGGCGCGCGAGGGGGCCTCGGCCCGGCTGGACGCGAGCTATCTGTCGGCAGAGGTCGCGCGGCTGACCGTCGCCAGCGCCATCGCCTCGGCCTATGTCGATGCGCGCTATTATCAGGAAGCCCTGGCGCTGACCCGGCAAAGTCTGGCAAGCCGCAAGCGCACGCTGGAGATGACCCGCACCCAGGACGAATTCGGCAGCGTGTCGCGGCTGGAGGTGCTGCAGTCCGAGCAATTGGTGGCGCAGGCCGAAGCCGCGCTGCCCAGCCTTGAGGTCGGCTTCGACCAGTCGGTGAACCGTCTGGCCACGCTGACCGCCGGGCGCAGCACCGATATCGGGGCGCAATTGCGTCAGGGTGGCGGCCAGCCGCGCGCCCGCTTCAGCGCCAGCGTCGGCGTGCCCGCCGATGTGGTCCGCGTCCGTCCCGATGTCCGCATGGCCGAGCGCAACCTTGCCGCCGCTGCCGCCGACGTCGGCGAGGCGCAGGCCGCCTTTTATCCGCGGTTGACGCTGTCGGGCTCGATCACGCCCACGAACGGCAAGACCTGGGGGTTTGGTCCGCAGATTTCGCTGCCACTGTTCACGGGCGGGGCGAACCAGGCGCAATTGTCCGCCGCGCAGGCAAGGGCGGAACAGGCGCGGCTGGCCTGGCAGGCCTCGGTCCTGAATGCGGTCGAGGAGGTCGAGAACGCGCTGGCCGGCTATAACCGCGATGCCCGTGCCGTCAGCGCACAATCGCGGCTGGTCGAGAATGCAAGCGAAACGGTCGAACTGACCCGCAGCTCCTATGATCTGGGCGAGGCCGATTTCTTCCCGGTGCTGGATGCCGAGCGCACGCTGCTTTCCGCCCGGCAAGATCTTGCCTCGGCCGTGCGCCAGCAGGCGCTGAACTTTGTCGCCCTGAGCGCCGCATCGGCCGGCGGCGTCGGCCTGCCCGCGAACTGA
- a CDS encoding DUF2927 domain-containing protein → MTLPARSCLPLPAAFALLALLAACSPEPPAETPPPAIDAQAPPDRPDPPPVDQAALRRERAESARAATARAEAAAASPASRNMRDYLAGVEEALIARGRLRTDAGTEIALTAEKLTDDFVEVALHDEYVREGGKLVSRATPAPLRRWQQPVLVRLEFGDSVSPDHRARDRAEIAGFADRLTRVSGHPVTLTGAAGNFNVLILNEDERRAIAPRLSALMPGIPPDDIAALRDLAPQNYCAVFAYSNGNSPVYSQAVALIRAELPPRLRRSCLHEEMAQGMGLANDSPRVRPSVFNDDEEFAYLTRHDELLLQILYDPRLRPGMTEAEARPIVLQIARELLATEV, encoded by the coding sequence GTGACCCTGCCAGCCCGTTCCTGTCTGCCCCTGCCCGCAGCATTTGCGCTGCTGGCATTGCTTGCCGCCTGTTCCCCCGAACCGCCGGCCGAGACGCCTCCGCCTGCGATCGACGCGCAAGCGCCGCCAGACCGTCCCGATCCGCCGCCGGTGGATCAGGCCGCTTTGCGTCGGGAGCGCGCCGAAAGCGCCCGTGCCGCCACTGCCCGGGCCGAAGCTGCTGCGGCCTCGCCCGCCAGCCGCAACATGCGCGACTATCTCGCCGGCGTGGAAGAGGCGCTGATCGCCCGCGGCAGGCTGCGCACCGATGCGGGGACCGAGATCGCACTGACCGCCGAAAAGCTGACCGATGATTTCGTCGAAGTCGCGCTGCATGACGAATATGTGCGCGAAGGCGGCAAGCTGGTCTCGCGCGCTACGCCTGCGCCGTTGCGGCGTTGGCAGCAACCGGTGCTGGTGCGGCTGGAGTTCGGCGATTCCGTATCCCCCGATCATCGCGCCCGCGACCGGGCCGAAATCGCGGGTTTCGCCGACCGGCTGACCCGCGTCAGCGGCCACCCGGTCACGCTGACCGGCGCCGCAGGCAACTTCAACGTGCTGATCCTGAACGAGGATGAGCGCCGGGCGATTGCGCCGCGCCTGTCGGCCCTGATGCCCGGCATCCCGCCCGACGACATCGCGGCGCTCCGTGATCTTGCGCCCCAGAACTATTGCGCGGTCTTCGCCTATTCCAACGGCAACTCGCCGGTTTATTCGCAGGCCGTGGCACTGATCCGGGCGGAACTACCGCCGCGCCTGCGCCGCTCGTGCCTGCACGAGGAAATGGCGCAGGGCATGGGGCTGGCCAATGACAGCCCGCGGGTCCGGCCCTCGGTCTTCAACGATGACGAGGAATTCGCCTATCTGACCCGGCATGACGAATTGCTGCTGCAGATCCTTTACGACCCCCGTTTGCGGCCCGGCATGACCGAGGCCGAGGCGCGGCCCATCGTGCTGCAGATCGCCCGCGAGCTTCTGGCAACCGAGGTATAG
- a CDS encoding zinc ribbon domain-containing protein, whose protein sequence is MPTPPSEYRYPCENCGASLEFSPGEQRLVCPYCGHEQHIGPGHARAPARQPQEGSWGESAILLDPATGRALQWDGGHKSPQLRELPLEQGLSLDRNSDLTEAVRTLSCPNCGAKVEITSDRHASACPFCATAVVTDTGTTRQIKPQGVLPFVITETQAKTALEDWLGGLWFAPSGLTAYARRGKKMSGVYSPFWTFDADTASAYTGARGDWYYETVYVTEVVDGRQQRVAKQVRRTRWTPVQGRVARNFDDVLVLASSSLPRRITDALTPWDLSHLMPYQPEYLAGFLAEGYTIPLSSGHDIARQEMAGVIAMDVRRAIGGNEQRISGIQTHYSDETFKHILLPVWTAAYRYGGKSYRFVVNGQSGRVQGERPWSGWKIAFAVALALAVLLALLWLNERGDFIRIGDAALSPDISISGSYRYHDAGGGGGHAVRG, encoded by the coding sequence ATGCCGACACCACCTTCGGAATACCGCTATCCTTGCGAGAATTGTGGCGCGAGCCTGGAATTTTCGCCCGGTGAGCAGCGCTTGGTCTGCCCCTATTGCGGGCACGAACAGCATATCGGCCCCGGTCATGCCCGTGCACCTGCCCGCCAGCCGCAAGAAGGGTCTTGGGGCGAAAGCGCCATCCTGCTGGACCCGGCGACCGGGCGGGCACTGCAATGGGACGGCGGGCACAAGTCGCCGCAGCTTCGGGAACTGCCGCTGGAACAGGGCCTGTCGCTGGACCGCAACAGCGACCTGACCGAGGCTGTCCGCACCCTCTCTTGCCCGAACTGCGGCGCCAAGGTCGAGATCACCAGCGACCGGCACGCCTCGGCCTGCCCGTTCTGCGCCACGGCGGTCGTCACCGACACCGGCACGACAAGGCAGATCAAGCCGCAAGGCGTGCTGCCCTTTGTGATCACTGAAACACAGGCCAAAACAGCGCTTGAGGACTGGCTGGGCGGGCTGTGGTTCGCACCCTCGGGCCTGACCGCCTATGCCCGCCGCGGCAAGAAAATGAGCGGGGTTTATTCACCGTTCTGGACCTTCGATGCCGACACCGCCTCGGCCTATACCGGCGCGCGCGGCGACTGGTACTACGAAACCGTTTACGTGACCGAGGTCGTCGATGGCCGCCAGCAGCGCGTCGCAAAACAGGTGCGCCGCACGCGCTGGACCCCGGTTCAGGGGCGGGTTGCGCGGAATTTCGATGATGTGCTGGTGCTGGCCTCCAGTTCGCTGCCGCGCCGCATCACCGACGCACTGACGCCGTGGGATCTGTCGCATCTGATGCCCTATCAGCCCGAGTATCTGGCCGGCTTTTTGGCCGAGGGCTATACGATCCCGCTGTCCTCGGGACATGACATCGCCCGGCAGGAAATGGCAGGCGTCATCGCCATGGACGTGCGCCGCGCCATCGGTGGCAACGAACAGCGGATCAGCGGCATCCAGACCCATTACAGCGACGAGACCTTCAAGCATATCCTGCTGCCGGTCTGGACCGCCGCCTATCGCTATGGCGGCAAAAGCTATCGTTTCGTCGTCAACGGCCAATCCGGCCGCGTGCAAGGCGAACGGCCCTGGTCGGGATGGAAGATCGCCTTTGCCGTGGCTTTGGCGCTGGCCGTGCTTCTTGCCCTGCTATGGCTGAACGAGCGGGGCGATTTCATCCGCATCGGCGATGCCGCACTGTCACCCGATATTTCCATCAGCGGCAGTTACCGCTATCACGATGCAGGAGGCGGCGGCGGTCACGCCGTCCGGGGCTGA
- a CDS encoding SPFH domain-containing protein, giving the protein MSIFDILGGEFIEIIEWTDDSRDTMVWRYPTVGKAIKYGAKLTVREGQAAVFIHEGQLADVFSPGLYMLETNNLPILTRLQHWDHGFRSPFKSEVYFVNTTRFNDLKWGTKNPVIARDPEFGAVRIRAFGTYSMRVTDPARFMTEIVGTDGEFTRDEISFQLRNIIVQEFSRMIAASGIPVLDMAANTADLGQMVAKAISPTVAAYGLTIPEFYIENISMPDEVEKMLDKRTSMGIVGDLDRFGQYAASEAMLNASNQPGGMGAGIGAGLGAGLGAAMAQRGPWGAVPQQAAPQSPPPLHPETVWHIAMGGQADGPYGRAHLGRLAREGTFTRETLVWAPGQDGWKAAEDVAELAQLFTVAPPPPPPPIPKPE; this is encoded by the coding sequence ATGAGCATTTTCGACATCCTCGGCGGCGAGTTCATCGAGATCATCGAATGGACCGACGACAGCCGCGACACCATGGTCTGGCGTTATCCGACGGTGGGCAAGGCGATCAAATACGGCGCCAAGCTGACCGTGCGCGAGGGACAGGCGGCGGTCTTTATCCACGAAGGCCAGCTTGCCGATGTCTTTTCGCCCGGCCTTTACATGCTGGAAACCAACAACCTGCCGATCCTGACCCGGCTTCAGCATTGGGACCACGGCTTTCGCAGCCCGTTCAAGTCCGAGGTCTATTTCGTCAACACGACCCGCTTCAACGACCTGAAATGGGGGACCAAGAATCCGGTGATTGCGCGCGATCCGGAATTCGGCGCAGTCCGCATCCGCGCCTTCGGCACCTATTCCATGCGCGTGACCGACCCCGCCCGCTTCATGACCGAGATCGTGGGCACCGACGGCGAATTCACCCGCGACGAGATCAGCTTTCAACTGCGCAACATCATCGTGCAGGAATTCTCGCGCATGATCGCCGCCTCGGGCATCCCGGTGCTGGACATGGCGGCGAACACCGCCGATCTGGGCCAGATGGTCGCCAAGGCGATCAGCCCGACGGTTGCGGCCTATGGCCTGACGATTCCCGAATTCTATATCGAAAACATCAGTATGCCCGACGAGGTCGAAAAGATGCTCGACAAGCGCACCTCGATGGGCATCGTCGGCGATCTGGACCGTTTCGGCCAATATGCCGCGTCCGAGGCAATGCTGAACGCCTCGAACCAGCCCGGCGGCATGGGGGCCGGCATCGGTGCCGGTCTTGGCGCGGGGCTTGGCGCCGCCATGGCGCAACGCGGCCCCTGGGGCGCCGTTCCCCAGCAGGCCGCGCCGCAAAGCCCGCCGCCGCTGCACCCCGAAACCGTCTGGCACATCGCCATGGGCGGTCAGGCCGACGGCCCCTATGGCCGCGCCCATCTGGGCCGACTTGCGCGCGAAGGGACCTTCACGCGCGAAACGCTGGTTTGGGCCCCAGGTCAGGACGGCTGGAAAGCCGCCGAGGATGTGGCCGAACTGGCCCAGCTTTTCACCGTGGCACCCCCGCCCCCGCCGCCGCCGATCCCCAAGCCAGAGTAA
- a CDS encoding carbohydrate kinase family protein, with amino-acid sequence MILCAGESLIDMVPEGATYRPLPGGAVYNTAIALGRMGAGTGYLWPISRDAFGEMLLRPLAEAGVDTGLCPRSDRLTTLAFVTLTGGEARYSFYDEGSAGRMLAAADLPEIPDEVSALFIGGISLVPDPCGAAIEALVERVRHRIPVMLDPNIRPFFIADAAAYRQRLDRLFGMVDLVKLSGDDLEWLMPGSSFDEAAATILAQGPRVIFQTGGSAGARAHWSGQPLDAPAMRVEVADTIGAGDTFNAGVLAALDRAGALSRAGLDRLTPEVLAQALVLGTRAAAITVSRPGANPPWAHELAALPA; translated from the coding sequence ATGATCCTTTGTGCCGGGGAATCACTGATCGACATGGTGCCCGAGGGCGCTACATACCGCCCCTTGCCGGGGGGCGCGGTCTATAACACGGCCATCGCGCTTGGCCGTATGGGTGCCGGGACAGGCTATCTGTGGCCGATCTCACGCGATGCCTTTGGCGAAATGCTGCTGCGCCCGCTGGCCGAGGCGGGGGTGGATACCGGGCTTTGCCCACGCAGCGACCGGCTGACCACGCTGGCCTTCGTGACCCTGACCGGGGGCGAGGCGCGCTATTCCTTTTATGACGAAGGTTCTGCCGGCAGGATGCTGGCGGCAGCCGACCTGCCCGAGATCCCCGACGAGGTCTCGGCACTGTTCATCGGCGGCATCAGTCTGGTGCCCGATCCCTGCGGCGCTGCCATCGAGGCGCTGGTCGAACGCGTCCGCCACCGCATCCCGGTGATGCTGGACCCGAATATCCGTCCCTTCTTCATCGCCGACGCGGCTGCCTATCGGCAACGGCTCGACCGGCTTTTCGGCATGGTCGATCTGGTTAAGCTATCGGGCGACGATCTGGAATGGCTGATGCCCGGCAGCAGTTTTGACGAAGCTGCCGCCACCATTCTTGCCCAAGGGCCGCGGGTGATCTTTCAGACCGGCGGTTCGGCCGGTGCGCGGGCGCATTGGTCGGGCCAACCGCTGGACGCGCCGGCGATGCGGGTCGAGGTCGCCGACACGATCGGCGCCGGTGATACGTTCAACGCCGGCGTTCTGGCCGCGCTCGACCGCGCCGGCGCGTTGTCGCGCGCGGGGCTGGACCGCCTGACGCCCGAGGTGCTGGCACAGGCACTGGTGCTTGGCACCCGGGCGGCGGCCATCACCGTTTCGCGCCCCGGCGCCAATCCGCCTTGGGCGCATGAGCTTGCGGCCTTGCCTGCCTGA
- a CDS encoding GlxA family transcriptional regulator — protein MPEYDPTPEPNQPRLRIGFLLTPRFTLSAFATFVDVLRLAADDGDGSRPIRCRWRVLSSDMAPVQSSCGMRIEPEERLGDPARFDYIITVGGLIDGGPGLSPEQAAFLRRAATARVALGGLCTGVFAMARIGLMDGYRCCVSWFHHQDFLAEFEKMRPVSDQIFVVDRDRLSCSGGVSGAHLAAFLVDRHLGRSAARKALSILMIDEPMAGDRPQPGLPLELNARDALVRRALLAMQQNLHAPLPIARIAKDLGVGRRKLERHFNADLGIPPADASIRIRLAQARMLLARTDRTVTRIAEETGFCDASHLIRVFRETEGMTPDLWRQTGVIPAADAP, from the coding sequence ATGCCAGAATACGACCCTACGCCGGAGCCCAATCAGCCGCGACTGCGGATCGGCTTTCTGCTGACCCCGCGCTTTACGCTGTCGGCCTTTGCCACATTCGTCGACGTGCTGCGGCTGGCGGCCGACGACGGCGATGGCTCGCGCCCCATCCGCTGCCGCTGGCGTGTGCTTTCGTCGGACATGGCGCCGGTGCAATCCTCTTGCGGCATGAGGATCGAACCCGAGGAGCGGCTGGGCGACCCCGCCCGCTTCGACTACATCATCACCGTGGGCGGGCTGATCGACGGCGGCCCCGGCCTGTCACCGGAACAGGCCGCCTTCCTGCGCCGCGCCGCCACGGCCCGGGTGGCGCTTGGCGGGCTGTGCACCGGGGTCTTCGCCATGGCACGCATCGGGCTGATGGACGGCTATCGTTGCTGCGTAAGCTGGTTCCATCATCAGGATTTTCTTGCGGAATTCGAAAAGATGCGCCCGGTTTCGGACCAGATCTTCGTGGTGGACCGCGACCGGCTGTCCTGCTCGGGTGGGGTCAGCGGCGCGCATCTGGCGGCTTTTCTGGTCGACCGCCACCTTGGCCGCTCCGCCGCGCGCAAGGCCCTGTCGATCCTGATGATAGACGAGCCGATGGCCGGCGACCGGCCCCAACCCGGCCTGCCGCTGGAATTGAATGCCCGCGATGCGCTGGTCCGCCGCGCCCTGCTGGCCATGCAGCAAAACCTGCATGCGCCGCTGCCCATCGCCCGCATCGCCAAGGATCTGGGCGTCGGGCGGCGCAAGCTGGAACGGCATTTCAACGCCGATCTGGGCATCCCGCCCGCCGATGCCTCGATCCGCATCCGGCTGGCGCAAGCGCGCATGCTGTTGGCGCGCACCGACCGCACCGTCACCCGCATCGCCGAAGAAACCGGCTTTTGCGACGCCTCGCATCTGATCCGCGTCTTTCGCGAGACCGAGGGCATGACGCCCGATCTCTGGCGCCAGACCGGCGTGATTCCCGCCGCTGACGCGCCCTAG
- a CDS encoding toxic anion resistance protein has product MTTQTQASAQAALDELQTVTAVVLPEPPATTPSLTEAEPAVAAEIRRRMDEVDIRDSGSIVHFGARAQNELQEISQAMLADVKNKDVGPAGESLREIVTTIRGFSVSELDVRRERSWWEKLLGRTAPFAKFVANYEQVQSQIDNITADLDQHQHRLLKDIKSLDLLYDRTLNFYDELALYIAAGEEKLAQIDREEVPAKEAAVEAATENNKVMAAQELRDLRSARDDLERRVHDLKLTRQVTMQSLPSIRLVQENDKSLVTKINSTLVNTVPLWETQLAQAVTIQRSAEAARAVKEANDLTNDLLTANAKNLRQANAQIRTQLERGVFDIEAVRTANAELISTIEDSLRIADEGRTRRAAAEEDLTAMEAELRKTLASASAQPTTPAPKTP; this is encoded by the coding sequence ATGACCACCCAGACGCAAGCCAGCGCCCAAGCCGCCTTGGACGAGCTTCAGACCGTGACCGCGGTCGTCCTGCCCGAACCCCCCGCCACCACGCCCAGCCTGACCGAGGCAGAGCCCGCCGTGGCCGCCGAAATCCGCCGGCGCATGGACGAGGTCGATATCCGCGACTCGGGCTCGATCGTGCATTTCGGCGCCCGCGCCCAGAACGAATTGCAGGAAATCAGCCAGGCGATGCTGGCGGACGTCAAGAACAAGGACGTGGGCCCCGCAGGCGAATCTCTGCGTGAGATCGTCACCACGATCCGCGGCTTTTCCGTCAGCGAACTGGATGTGCGGCGCGAACGCAGCTGGTGGGAAAAGCTGCTGGGCCGCACCGCGCCCTTTGCCAAGTTCGTGGCGAATTACGAACAGGTGCAGTCGCAGATCGACAACATCACCGCCGATCTGGACCAGCATCAGCATCGCCTGCTCAAGGACATCAAGTCGCTCGACCTGCTTTATGACCGCACGCTGAATTTCTACGATGAGCTTGCGCTCTATATCGCCGCGGGCGAAGAAAAGCTGGCGCAGATCGACCGTGAGGAAGTCCCGGCCAAGGAAGCCGCCGTCGAGGCCGCCACCGAAAACAACAAGGTGATGGCGGCGCAGGAGTTGCGCGATCTGCGCTCGGCCCGCGACGATCTGGAGCGGCGCGTGCATGACCTGAAGCTGACCCGGCAGGTGACGATGCAATCGCTGCCGTCGATCCGGCTGGTGCAGGAAAACGACAAGTCTTTGGTTACCAAGATAAATTCAACGCTGGTCAATACCGTGCCGCTGTGGGAAACGCAGCTTGCGCAGGCCGTCACCATCCAGCGTAGCGCCGAGGCCGCCCGCGCGGTCAAAGAGGCGAACGACCTGACCAACGACCTGCTGACCGCCAATGCCAAGAACCTGCGCCAGGCGAATGCCCAGATCCGCACCCAACTGGAACGCGGCGTTTTCGACATCGAGGCCGTGCGCACCGCGAATGCCGAACTGATCTCGACCATCGAGGACAGCCTGCGCATCGCCGACGAAGGCCGCACCCGCCGCGCCGCCGCCGAAGAGGATCTCACGGCGATGGAGGCGGAACTGCGCAAGACCCTTGCCTCGGCCAGCGCCCAACCCACAACCCCTGCACCAAAGACACCGTGA